The following coding sequences are from one Numida meleagris isolate 19003 breed g44 Domestic line chromosome 22, NumMel1.0, whole genome shotgun sequence window:
- the AHDC1 gene encoding AT-hook DNA-binding motif-containing protein 1 — MRVKPPGPVVTTSVVRGSPDYVREPKFYPPGHPAQQPPACPAEKALSCSVLSFPEGSCPALGREHQAGSLLHGDPADRCQGVHGGTKAAEELLGCAGEPRILGGSAEEAAARDRAPDTFPNATLASGRCNVDSIVALLRSKCGNGHINLHPVVQLIDIMKDLNRLSEDLKSSGVHLDCGSLRGTGGSGGGHEDGRLLPADRDLQYSFFSSPSLANSIRSPEERGVLCKAEPPRHPRPPARDGEGEGGGGSAPQPPASGKAPAEEAGCSQPDTGDYSELAEADILNELASLACPGTQLLESQPMEPQPQLLPAQELDSQSRLLDSQSLESQPQLLDAQSLEPLPESLELQNLEPLGLQSLEPLSESLELQSLEPLSESLELQSLEPLAEPLGLQTLEPLPGALEPQLLEARAPLLPSEPSLLQPQPLGPVPELLEAQPGAGDPLRPHSLQPRLGGCPLSGVVKRGPCGGRGAGRCGEDHRKYALRRTDKPKMLCRRRRAGRGRRADVVPESRVLPLALPAELPPGPEEPGAPLLTPPPPPEALEPDEVPKAPAAAGKKSKCRGVRKMVVKMAKIPVSLGRRNKTTYKVSSLSSNLNLEGKELAASSSMEPTPLLKMKNNGRNVVVVFPPGEMPIILKRKRGRPPKNLLLGQAKPKEPAPEVKKRRRRKQKLASPQPSYIADTNDSKADYSDVLAKLAFLNRQSQCSGRCSPPRCWTPSEPESIHQAPDTQSISHFLHRVQGFRRRGGKAGGFGGRGGGHAARASRCSFSDFFEGIGKKKKAPAALHADPVHPRKRGRPEPDPVGKPKRKRRTRKNGVLFPEQNPGQSFSDSASEWAGEKGSPWAPHHGHAAGQPGRNCGYQGAEARPFHAAALESGSSGRAGFYAGSAGSSQAEVGQERHSLFTGYFRSLLDSDDSSDLLDFALSASRSESRKSAAYTAPPGAMAAQRGGLAAYPARGGKVPAAAGPGAEAFHAAMQARQAFPPGRPAAGYGVTQAGSSECRGAEAFPKLVPPSAVSRSPTAHPAGAAGYPQYGGYSAGQSVAPASVFPPGKQYPPAQECPTSKDCSFAYGSGSSLPSSPSSAHSAGYAQQTAGPSLPLGKASFFNSAEGGQFSSAAHTPLRCDSRASTVSPGGYMVPKGSASFQPSPENCRPFPSASQWAFRQGYGGLEWSSEAFSQLYNPGFECHLNEPNVILDISNYTPQKAKQQTVSETFSESSSDSTQFNQPAGYRRANSEASSSEGQSSLSSLEKLMMDWNEASSAPGYNWNQSVLFQSNSKPGRGRRKKVDMFDASHLSFSSSSSSSSVYPSKRSTGPRQPRGSRGACASKKERGTGKAKFPSKAQAVNPLFHESTDLGLDYYSGDSSMSPLPSQSRGFGVGERDPCDYAGPYSMNPSTPSDGTFVQGFQSDSPGLGQPELEGKHFPALPHQLAAPGQQAVFEAGLQKAFSPNCSPTLAFKEELRAGELRKLPACDSLKHSMQGGALPHGPHVVCRDLAMPQPHYESPSCKNPPYWYSPTASTRSPSSYDGKAGAGMLVDFMGRTDPSCLNPHLSSPGGPHPSKGEKEPLEMSRAHHRGPYACPLINDLNISPVPRDSMLQLQDNYRYPTFAPQGHPVMAPAQKSGFLGPMVEQHPEDTFTVTSL, encoded by the coding sequence ATGCGCGTGAAGCCCCCGGGCCCAGTGGTAACGACCAGCGTTGTGCGAGGCTCGCCCGACTACGTCCGAGAGCCCAAATTCTACCCTCCGGGGCACCCGGCGCAGCAGCCCCCCGCttgcccggcggagaaagccTTATCCTGCAGCGTGCTCAGCTTCCCTGAGGGCTCGTGCCCGGCGCTCGGCCGGGAGCACCAGGCGGGCTCGCTGCTGCACGGCGACCCGGCCGACCGGTGCCAGGGCGTGCACGGCGGCACCAAGGCGGccgaggagctgctgggctgcgcCGGAGAGCCCCGGATCCTGGGGGGCAGCGCGGAGGAGGCAGCCGCCCGCGATCGGGCGCCCGACACTTTCCCCAACGCGACGCTGGCCTCGGGCCGCTGCAACGTCGACAGCATCGTCGCGCTGCTCCGGAGCAAGTGCGGCAACGGGCACATCAACCTTCACCCCGTGGTGCAGCTCATCGACATCATGAAGGACCTCAACCGCCTCTCCGAGGACCTCAAGAGCAGCGGGGTGCACCTGGACTGCGGCAGCCTGCGCGGCACTGGCGGCAGCGGCGGTGGCCACGAGGACGGCCGCCTGCTGCCCGCCGACCGCGACCTGCAGTACAGCTTCTTCTCCTCGCCCTCCCTGGCCAACAGCATCCGCAGCCCCGAGGAACGCGGGGTGCTCTGCAAAGCCGAGCCGCCGCGGCACCCCCGGCCCCCGGCCCGTGACGGGGAGGGTGAGGGCGGTGGGGGGagcgccccgcagcccccggcctCCGGCAAAGCACCCGCTGAAGAAGCGGGGTGCTCGCAGCCCGACACCGGCGACTACTCAGAGCTGGCCGAGGCGGACATCCTCAACGAGCTGGCCTCGCTGGCGTGCCCGGGGACGCAGCTGCTGGAGTCGCAGCCGATGGAGCCGCAGCCCCAGTTGCTCCCGGCCCAAGAGCTGGACTCCCAGTCCCGGCTGCTGGATTCCCAGTCCCTGGAGTCGCAGCCCCAGCTGCTCGACGCGCAGAGCTTGGAGCCGCTGCCGGAGTCGCTGGAACTGCAGAACCTTGAGCCGCTGGGGCTGCAATCACTGGAGCCGCTCTCCGAATCCTTGGAGCTGCAGTCGCTGGAACCGCTCTCCGAATCCTTGGAGCTGCAGTCGCTGGAGCCTCTGGCCGAGCCGCTGGGGCTGCAGACGCTGGAGCCGCTGCCCGGAGCGCTGGAGCCGCAGCTCCTGGAGGCACGCGCCCCGCTGCTGCCCTCCGAGCCGTCCCTGCTGCAGCCGCAGCCGCTGGGCCCCGTGCCGGAGCTGCTGGAGGCGCAGCCAGGCGCCGGGGACCCGCTACGgccccacagcctgcagccccgCCTGGGGGGCTGCCCGCTGAGCGGCGTGGTGAAACGCGGCCCCTGTGGGGGCCGAGGGGCCGGGAGGTGCGGCGAGGACCACCGCAAGTACGCGCTGCGCCGGACTGACAAACCAAAGATGCTGTGCCGCCGGAGGAGGGCAGGGCGAGGGCGGCGGGCCGACGTCGTCCCCGAGAGCCGCGTCCTGCCCCTCGCCCTGCCCGCCGAGCTGCCCCCCGGGCCCGAGGAACCTGGAGCCCCGCTGCTCACCCCGCCGCCACCCCCCGAAGCCCTGGAGCCCGACGAGGTGCCCAAGGCCCCCGCGGCGGCGGGGAAGAAGAGCAAGTGCCGGGGGGTGCGGAAGATGGTGGTGAAGATGGCCAAGATCCCGGTGTCGCTGGGGAGGAGGAACAAAACCACCTACAAAGTGTCATCGCTCAGCAGCAACCTGAACCTGGAGGGCAAGGAGCTGGCGGCCAGCAGCTCCATGGAGCCCACGCCGCTGCTCAAGATGAAGAACAACGGGCGCAACGTGGTGGTGGTCTTCCCCCCCGGCGAGATGCCCATCATCCTGAAGCGCAAGCGGGGCCGGCCCCCCAAGAACCTGCTGCTGGGCCAGGCCAAGCCCAAGGAGCCCGCCCCGGAggtgaagaagaggaggaggaggaagcagaagctGGCCTCGCCCCAGCCCTCCTACATCGCCGACACCAACGACAGCAAGGCCGACTATTCGGACGTGCTGGCCAAGCTGGCGTTCCTCAACCGGCAGAGCCAGTGCTCGGGGCGCTGCTCACCGCCGCGCTGCTGGACGCCCAGCGAGCCCGAGTCCATCCACCAGGCGCCCGACACGCAGAGCATCTCCCACTTCTTGCACCGCGTGCAGGGTTTCCGGCGGCGCGGCGGCAAGGCGGGCGGCTTCGGCGGGCGCGGAGGGGGGCACGCGGCCCGCGCCTCCCGCTGCTCCTTCAGCGATTTCTTTGAGGGCATCGGCAAGAAGAAGAAGGCTCCCGCCGCCCTGCACGCCGACCCCGTGCACCCGCGCAAGAGGGGCAGGCCGGAGCCCGACCCCGTGGGCAAACCCAAGCGCAAGCGGCGGACCCGCAAGAACGGGGTGCTGTTCCCCGAGCAGAATCCCGGGCAGAGCTTCAGCGACAGTGCCTCCGAGTGGGCCGGGGAGAAGGGCAGCCCCTGGGCCCCGCACCACGGCCACGCCGCCGGCCAGCCGGGCCGCAACTGCGGCTATCAGGGGGCCGAGGCCCGGCCTTTCCACGCCGCCGCGCTGGAGTCGGGCTCCTCGGGCCGCGCCGGCTTCTACGCGGGCAGCGCGGGCTCCTCGCAGGCCGAGGTGGGCCAGGAGCGGCACAGCCTCTTCACGGGGTATTTCCGCTCCTTGCTGGACTCGGACGATTCCTCCGACCTGCTGGACTTCGCCCTCTCGGCCTCGCGCTCCGAGTCCCGCAAGTCGGCGGCCTACACGGCCCCACCCGGCGCAATGGCGGCCCAGCGGGGCGGGCTGGCGGCCTACCCGGCGCGGGGCGGCAAGGTGCCGGCGGCGGCAGGCCCCGGCGCCGAGGCCTTCCACGCCGCCATGCAGGCCCGGCAGGCCTTCCCGCCCGGCCGCCCCGCTGCCGGCTATGGCGTCACCCAGGCGGGCTCCTCGGAGTGCCGCGGCGCCGAGGCCTTCCCCAAACTGGTGCCGCCTTCCGCCGTCTCCCGCTCGCCCACCGCGCACCCGGCGGGCGCCGCCGGCTACCCGCAGTACGGCGGGTACAGCGCGGGGCAGAGCGTGGCCCCCGCCAGCGTCTTCCCCCCGGGGAAGCAGTACCCCCCGGCGCAGGAGTGCCCCACCAGCAAGGACTGCAGCTTTGCCTACGGCAGCGGCAGCAGCCTGCCCTCGTCCCCCAGCAGCGCGCACAGTGCCGGCTACGCGCAGCAGACCGCCGGGCCCAGCCTGCCGCTGGGCAAAGCCTCCTTCTTCAACAGCGCCGAGGGCGGACAGTTCTCCAGCGCCGCGCACACCCCGCTGCGCTGCGACAGCCGCGCCAGCACCGTCTCGCCCGGCGGCTACATGGTGCCCAAAGGGTCGGCCTCCTTCCAGCCCTCCCCCGAGAACTGCCGGCCGTTCCCCAGCGCGTCGCAGTGGGCGTTCCGGCAGGGCTACGGCGGGCTGGAGTGGAGCTCGGAGGCGTTCAGCCAGCTCTACAACCCGGGCTTCGAGTGCCACCTCAACGAGCCCAACGTCATCCTGGACATCTCCAACTACACCCCGCAGAAGGCCAAGCAGCAGACGGTGTCGGAGACCTTCTCCGAGTCGTCCTCCGACAGCACGCAGTTCAACCAGCCGGCCGGCTACCGGCGCGCCAACAGCGAGGCCTCGTCCAGCGAAGGCCAGTCCAGcctgtccagcctggagaagctgaTGATGGACTGGAACGAGGCGTCCTCGGCCCCCGGCTACAACTGGAACCAGAGCGTCCTCTTCCAGAGCAACTCCAAGCCGGGCCGGGGCCGGCGGAAGAAGGTGGACATGTTCGACGCGTCGcacctcagcttctcctcctcgtcctcctcctcctccgtgTACCCCTCCAAGCGGAGCACGGGGCCCCGGCAGCCGCGGGGCTCGCGCGGGGCGTGCGCCTCCAAGAAGGAGCGGGGCACGGGCAAGGCCAAGTTCCCCAGCAAGGCGCAGGCGGTGAACCCGCTCTTCCACGAGAGCACGGACCTGGGCTTGGACTACTACAGCGGGGACAGCAGCATGTCCCCCCTGCCCTCCCAGTCGCGGGGCTTCGGGGTGGGCGAGCGGGACCCCTGCGACTACGCCGGGCCCTACTCCATGAACCCCTCGACGCCGTCGGACGGGACGTTCGTGCAGGGCTTTCAGAGCGACTCGCCCGGCCTGGGGCAGCCGGAGCTGGAGGGCAAGCACTTCCCCGCGCTGCCCCACCAGCTGGCGGCCCCCGGGCAGCAGGCTGTCTTCGAGGCCGGCCTCCAGAAAGCCTTCTCGCCCAACTGCTCGCCCACCTTGGCCTTCAAGGAGGAGCTGCGGGCGGGCGAGCTGCGCAAACTGCCCGCCTGCGACTCGctcaagcacagcatgcagggGGGGGCCCTGCCGCACGGCCCGCACGTGGTGTGCCGCGACCTCGCCATGCCGCAGCCGCACTACGAGTCCCCCAGCTGCAAAAATCCCCCGTACTGGTACTCGCCCACCGCCAGCACCCGCAGCCCCTCCTCGTACGACGGCAAGGCGGGCGCCGGCATGCTGGTGGACTTCATGGGCAGGACGGACCCCTCGTGTCTCAACCCCCATTTGAGCAGCCCCGGCGGCCCCCACCCCTCCAAGGGCGAGAAGGAGCCCTTGGAGATGTCCCGCGCCCACCACCGCGGCCCCTACGCCTGTCCCCTGATCAATGACTTGAACATCTCCCCCGTCCCGAGGGACtccatgctgcagctgcaggacaaCTACAGGTACCCCACGTTTGCACCCCAGGGGCACCCCGTCATGGCCCCCGCCCAGAAGAGCGGGTTCTTGGGGCCGATGGTGGAGCAGCACCCCGAGGACACGTTTACGGTCACCTCATTGTAG